A window from Dehalococcoidia bacterium encodes these proteins:
- a CDS encoding glycosaminoglycan attachment protein, translating into MNDNLFKPVVPADKLNPHFIQMQTHPSAEPARIMAAQIFQSFPNPDGNFIEQFQTTGFDSRVFELYLFAYFSNSGFVVKREFDRPDFVIEKDGLKVAVEATTANPSTLHSDVMQKAFEELSEKEFQQRLSDELPIRFGSPLYSKLNKKYWELPHCKNLPIVLAIEAFFEDGSLLFSDSSLSQYLYGLNHFPTWSENGQLVVKSTPIEEHAWNTKTIPSNFFKQPDTTYISAIIFSNSGTYAKFQRMGYYAGYHRGNIEFIRKGFCYSFKPNAVKPLPFSFNIAEPLVEETWGEGLMVLHNPNAINPLPHDYFPNAAEGYLKDNLVKTDMPPFYPYMSQTFCVCAEPIDSPPIFSLTEQEFSELFPTNPQSNFLAVEKEWYSDTVQTLLGSVLLDNTDHDWTYVILGKDENRRFRWIEGESSLKDRSSAREHLIAKMKEILLTKQKIFPQSTNPFTLC; encoded by the coding sequence ATGAACGATAATCTATTCAAACCCGTCGTCCCAGCTGACAAATTAAACCCACATTTCATTCAAATGCAAACTCATCCTTCTGCAGAACCGGCCAGGATTATGGCGGCTCAAATATTCCAAAGTTTCCCGAACCCTGATGGTAATTTCATCGAACAATTCCAAACAACTGGTTTCGACTCTAGGGTATTTGAGTTATATTTGTTTGCATACTTTTCTAATTCGGGTTTTGTTGTAAAACGTGAATTCGACCGCCCGGACTTTGTCATTGAAAAAGATGGCTTGAAAGTAGCCGTAGAAGCCACCACCGCTAACCCCAGCACACTTCACTCCGATGTAATGCAAAAAGCATTCGAAGAACTTTCTGAAAAAGAGTTCCAACAAAGGCTTTCTGATGAACTCCCAATTAGATTCGGAAGTCCATTATATTCGAAACTCAATAAAAAATATTGGGAATTACCACATTGCAAAAATCTACCAATCGTACTGGCCATCGAAGCGTTTTTCGAAGATGGCTCCTTATTATTTTCTGATTCATCCTTGTCTCAATATTTATACGGATTGAACCATTTCCCTACCTGGTCCGAGAACGGACAATTAGTTGTGAAAAGTACACCCATTGAAGAACATGCGTGGAATACCAAAACTATCCCATCAAATTTTTTCAAACAACCCGATACCACATACATCAGTGCAATTATCTTCAGCAATAGTGGCACATATGCTAAATTCCAAAGAATGGGATATTACGCAGGTTATCATCGCGGAAATATTGAATTCATACGTAAAGGATTTTGTTACAGTTTCAAGCCCAACGCTGTTAAACCATTGCCTTTTTCATTTAATATAGCCGAACCATTAGTGGAGGAAACTTGGGGTGAAGGATTGATGGTCCTTCACAATCCTAATGCGATTAATCCCTTGCCTCATGATTATTTCCCCAATGCGGCTGAAGGCTATTTAAAAGATAATCTGGTGAAAACCGACATGCCTCCTTTCTATCCGTATATGTCACAAACTTTTTGTGTTTGTGCCGAGCCCATAGATTCTCCCCCCATTTTTTCACTCACTGAACAAGAATTCAGTGAGTTATTCCCAACTAATCCACAATCCAATTTTCTAGCTGTCGAAAAAGAATGGTACTCTGACACAGTTCAAACTCTTCTTGGCTCGGTTTTACTTGATAATACCGATCATGATTGGACATACGTAATTCTCGGAAAAGACGAAAACCGTCGTTTCCGATGGATTGAAGGTGAATCGAGTTTGAAAGATCGAAGCTCAGCGCGAGAGCATCTAATTGCCAAAATGAAAGAAATCCTATTGACGAAGCAAAAAATATTCCCTCAATCGACGAACCCGTTCACCCTTTGCTAA
- the tcmP gene encoding three-Cys-motif partner protein TcmP — protein MSSSQVSKWTCHKLECLADFIQKVSAGTKDGGCYVELFAGPGRYDCKEAACTSIEGVEPRVLKIKNRFSRCIFIARDEADSKTLAEVIKPLDSEHTAHIITGNCVREAVMRQVFDLIPRSTTSLVLIDPPGYAALRWSVIKKLAQHGVDWKGHKMDLLILFPLEMALLRNLTRKECENSINRLYGGTIWQAVRKKRLEDKLDLDKVRKELIELFKSNLKGLGYKHVEDAEPARFSNPPYYHVIWASDRTSRAADLKETWGRERYLPCEMFH, from the coding sequence ACTGGAATGCCTGGCGGACTTCATACAGAAGGTATCCGCGGGCACGAAGGACGGCGGCTGCTATGTCGAGCTTTTCGCCGGTCCAGGCCGTTACGATTGTAAAGAGGCCGCCTGCACCAGCATCGAAGGCGTCGAACCAAGAGTTCTCAAGATAAAGAACCGCTTTTCTCGCTGCATATTCATCGCCAGAGACGAGGCCGACTCCAAGACTCTGGCCGAGGTTATCAAACCCCTGGACAGTGAGCACACCGCGCACATCATCACGGGCAACTGCGTGCGCGAGGCTGTCATGCGGCAGGTGTTCGACCTGATACCGCGCTCCACCACCAGCCTGGTGCTCATCGACCCGCCGGGCTATGCGGCGCTGCGCTGGTCGGTTATCAAAAAGCTGGCGCAGCACGGCGTGGACTGGAAGGGACACAAGATGGACCTGCTCATCCTCTTCCCGCTGGAAATGGCGCTGTTGCGCAACCTGACGCGCAAGGAGTGCGAAAACTCCATCAACCGGCTCTACGGCGGCACGATTTGGCAGGCGGTGCGCAAGAAGCGGCTTGAAGACAAACTCGACCTCGACAAGGTAAGGAAAGAACTGATAGAGCTGTTCAAGTCAAACCTCAAGGGGCTGGGCTACAAGCACGTTGAGGACGCCGAACCGGCGCGTTTCTCCAACCCGCCGTATTACCACGTTATATGGGCCAGCGACAGGACCAGCCGAGCCGCCGACCTTAAAGAGACCTGGGGGCGCGAGCGTTACCTGCCCTGCGAGATGTTCCATTAG